Within Telopea speciosissima isolate NSW1024214 ecotype Mountain lineage chromosome 8, Tspe_v1, whole genome shotgun sequence, the genomic segment GCTGGGGAATTTATCAAGTGGGTGTATTAGGAAATGTGGCCATGTTTTCGTAGTTGTTGAGTATTTTGTGATTCTCAGACTGGTTTCTCGTCTTATCAGTGTCAATTTCAAGCTTATTCAACCTCCCAGTCTGCCCCTTCTCAAGCAAAGGGAACTCCTGAAGCACCATGTGATGGAGAGTCAATGATTGGATTTTAGGAATGCTTTTCTTTGATCTTTGTCAGAATGGTGCTGCACATCCATGATGAAGATGATGTATAGCAGTAACCTTCTAtgttctcccctcccccccttttcctattttaatCTAATGAAATACTGGCTGGAATGACGTCGTTGCCTTTATGCTTTCTGTTTTAGTTGGTATCATCAAGCCATCTatttttgttctaattttttttgttgatagttGCCGTggctttaaaattttgaaagctGAAAGTTTATTTGTCCAATGTTTTTTTTGTAGGATGAAATTGTGAAGAGAGTCGAGGCAAGGATAGCTGCTTGGACCTTCCTTCCTGAAGGTGATTCTATAccacatttctttttcttcttcttctcaaccccCTTGGGCGGGAGGAAATATTATCTTATCTTACCCTGAAGTTGTGATCCACAGAGAATGGGGAGTCGATGCAAATTTTGCACTATGAAAATGGCCAAAAGTATGAACCACATTTCGATTATTTTCATGACAAGGCCAATCAACAACTTGGAGGCCACCGAGTTGCAACAGTACTCATGTACTTATCTAATGTTGAGAAGGGTGGGGAGACTGTATTCCCCAACTCAGAGGTAGGCATGTCCTAGTGGCATTCTGGTCCCCACCCCCTAACCTCTCCCCCCCGCCCCCCTTTTCTTTgtggttggtgatatggttttggggggggggggttgtgggaGGTATTACTATTCTTcctctgttttgttttatttaagtTACAACAATTTCTATCTGCAGGGTAAAACGGTTCAACCAAAGGATGACTCCTGGTCTGACTGTGCGAAAACTGGCTATGCAGGTATAGTTATGCAGCCTTGAGGTCCAAACAATTTCTTGTGGGTGTGCTTATTACCTGTCTAATCTTGTGGAACTCTTTTCTGAAAATGAGAATCTCTTTCAATTTGCCTACAGTcgagaaattaaaaaaagatcAAAAATTTAGGGTACTCCAATGGCATACAAGCTTGAAATACATCCAAAAAAGAGAATGCCGAAGAGGCTTGAAATAAACCAGCTGTGGCTAAAATTTATTGACATTCATTCTGGGGATTTGTTTTATGGAAGATATTAATCATAATGCATAATGGCACAATGTGCAGCAACGCCAAGCATGAATAACTAGGGACATGCCTGAAAATATCAGGCTTGGAAGTGACAAGATGCCAGAATTCTTATTTTTCTTGAGATCTACGCCTGTAATTTTATGCATTAGTTTCGTTGTCCATCAATATTAAAGATGCTCTGTTGCTAGTTGAAAGACAGCCTTTGCAAGGATATAAaggacgtacccagtgcatgaggcacTGGGAATATTATTGCAAGGATATCTGAACCAATATAAGTACTGAAGATATTATTGCGCAGGAGCAAGGATATCTGAACCAATTATTGTgttttttgatcatttcataGTACTATCTGAGAGTGTCATGtcactaaaaattgaaaattggtGAGGTTAGAATCATATTATTAAATCTGCTAACTCCTGAATGGGTCCATTTGCAGTGAAACCGAAGAAGGGTGACGCATTGCTATTTTTCAGCCTTCATCCTGATGCAAAACCTGATCCAAGCAGCTTGCATGGGAGCTGTCCTGTCATTGAAGGAGAGAAGTGGTCTGCAACTAAGTGGATTCATGTGAGGTCCTTTGATAGGCCAAAGCATTCAGGAAGCGGAGAATGTGTTGATGAGAACGAGAATTGCTCCCGATGGGCTGCAACTGGGGAGTGTGATAAGAACCCACGATATATGGTGGGCACTGGAGACTCCTATGGATTTTGTAGGAAAAGTTGCAATGTTTGCTAGTCATAGCACGATTATTCACCCAAGAGTTTGTATACTGAGTAAGGGGATTAATTCCTTAGTTGTTGTATATAACTTTCATTGTAATTAGCTGGCAGATTCAACTTTTGAATCATGAGAGCTCTTTGTGCCTGTGAGAACATAGTCCATGTAAGAATTGCTTCCTGGAATGAAATAAAAAGTGCCTTATCTCCTTTCACCTTGTTACATGCCGAAACCTTGATGGTTCTTCAGAAAAGTCTCTTGAACTAACACAAACCTGATCCAGCCCTACTGAAACTAGTTCTGGACCTCTGGTAGTCTTCATCACCAGAGAGGTCTGCCCGTTTGGGACTGGGAAGTGGGCAAGGATCCCATGTCCCATGCATATGCTGCCATGTAGTCAGAAGTTTAGGTCTCCCTGTATCCCCctattctttctttatttacctTCATGATGGAAGTTACAAGGTTCCCCGTCCCCATCTTTCTCCCCCACCCTGTCGTGCTGCTTGATTCCCTTCTGCATCATTGGCCAGATCCAAGAGGTATGGATAGAGATAGATCTATGGATAGGGTTGAATCCCTAGATCGAAGGTTGTTGCCTGAAATTCAGTTCGAATACTCATAGCCAGTAAAGAAGGTAGTTCAAGCGGTCAAAAAATAACCTAACCTTGGGGTTTGCGCCAAAAgtggaaaaaaatttgaaaaataatgccTCTAAGTGCATGAGCAAAGAAGCTTGTTTAATGGTATCTGATACATTGAAAATGTATTAAAGTATCTTCCATTGGTTCGTTATGGaagtgtttcctttttttttggctaaactAGTTCTGGAAGTGTTTCGAAAGCATCTTCCTTTGGCTCCCTGAAATGGGGCACTAGAAGCCAGAAAAGGTACGTAACTGAGGCTCCAATGATCAGCCCAGATGCATAGCTTGCACCGTTCGATTAAAGCTATCCTCCAGGGAATGCCTTTTTTCTTACTGTTAAAGATCAGATTGCTGAGCTAAGGTTCTTCTGCAAAGTGAATGGTAGAATGGCCTTGAAACTCTCCCACCCACACTGGGTATCTTAAGAGTACTCTGTTGTTCACTGACTGCAGCTTCaattgaagaaatactttattCATTTACTATTGTCCTTTTGGTCCACTAACCAAGAACAAGGATTTTAGGTTCAATTTATCTAATCATTTTGAAACTGTTGGGGAGATTCTTGAACATCTATGGGATCTTAGGACAAGTCTATAAAAACATCTCTTGGTACTTCACCACCAGGAGAAACACTATCAAGTATCATCATTAGGACAAAATTGTTCTTTCCAGCACTACATACTGTAAAgggaaaggagaaaaggaaaagagaaagcaCACCATGATCTTTGAccatctccttttctttctttatcatttTGTCTGGTTTATTGCCAACCCATTTTATTCCTTAAATCTGTTTCTTTAACATctatagaaagagagagagagagagagagtaatcaCCTGAGGAAGAACTTCTTTCCACTTTGCAGACAAAGATGGGCACCAAGCTCTCATGGATTCTTGTCATCTTAATCTTCATTCCCACAGGAGATTGCAAGAGGATAGTAGGTAAGGAGTGCAACTCACAAGATCTAATGGGCCTGACTAGTTTCAAGGCTGCAATTCATGTTGACACTTCCGGTCGACTAGAGACATGGATTGGCCGAAACTGCTGCAAATGGAATGGGGTGTATTGCAACAACAGGACTGGAAGGGTGGCAGAAATCCGACTCCCTGGTTTCATATCCACCAATGATTTCATTGCTCAAACCCAGATGGAAGGTTGGTTATCTCCTTCAATAACACTTCTCAACTCTCTTGAAGTCCTCGACCTCGGTGGACTCATCAGTCTTACTGGAACCATCCCATCATCCATCGGTTTTCATCTTCCAAGGCTCAGAAAACTCTATCTCTACACCAACAATCTAACTGGGCCAGTCCCAGAAAGCATAGGTAACCTGTCTAGACTTGAAGAGATCCACTTGCATGAGAATCTCTTATCTGGATCAATTCCTGCAAGCATTGGTTTGCTCCAGAATCTCCAGAGATTTCTATTATATTCAAATAAGCTTTCAGGTCCCATTCCAGAGTCTCTTACAAACTTGACAAATTTAGTGAGTCTGGATTTTCAGGGTAATTCCTTAACAGGGCATTTACCAGAGAAGATAGGTGCATTACAAGTCTTGGAAGAGCTTGATCTTTCAGATAATCTTCTTAGTGGGAAATTGCCGCTGTCCATAACTAACTTAACTGCCATCTCAGTTTTGTACTTGGATACGAACTTGCTCGAGGGGGAGATTCAATTCCCATCAAGTTCTGGTGAAATGCCATTACTAGGCTTTCTGAGGCTCCATGACAATCATCTCACTGGAAGCATACCATTCAACATTGGGAAT encodes:
- the LOC122638262 gene encoding probable prolyl 4-hydroxylase 7 is translated as MAFRVFLSLLLIFLFSFPSFSHAFLRQPKWLNEKKIDGSVLQLKTSAPFAGFDPTRVTQLSWHPRAFLYEGFLLEEECDHLINLARDKLEKSMVADNESGKSIASEVRTSSGMFLNKAQDEIVKRVEARIAAWTFLPEENGESMQILHYENGQKYEPHFDYFHDKANQQLGGHRVATVLMYLSNVEKGGETVFPNSEGKTVQPKDDSWSDCAKTGYAVKPKKGDALLFFSLHPDAKPDPSSLHGSCPVIEGEKWSATKWIHVRSFDRPKHSGSGECVDENENCSRWAATGECDKNPRYMVGTGDSYGFCRKSCNVC